The Papaver somniferum cultivar HN1 chromosome 3, ASM357369v1, whole genome shotgun sequence genome includes a region encoding these proteins:
- the LOC113355270 gene encoding pre-mRNA-splicing factor 38-like translates to MANRTDPLAKNIRGTNPQNLVEKILRTKIYQNTYWKEQCFGLTAETLVDKAMELDHLGGTFGGTRKPTPFMCLVMKMLQIQPEKDIVVEFIKNEDYKYVRILGAFYLRITGTDTDVYQYLEPLYNDYRKLRQKLADGRYSLTHVDEVIDELLTKDYSCDIALPRIKKRWTLESIGTLELRRSALEDDFEEEEDKEEEDQPMEDVENGTLEKDYHRGRSPARERDRDRDWKRDSHRHRDRDYDRDRDYDRDYDRERGRGRERDRERDRDRDRYRLRDEKDYGRDRVRERSRDGRDRERRDRDRGRNRSRSPSRSRSRSRDRRDRDGDHRKRHGRSSASPRRRGADEEDKKKKPKKPKEDGTDHPDPEIAEANRIRASLGMKPLRM, encoded by the exons ATGGCGAATCGAACAGATCCATTAGCGAAGAACATTCGCGGAACAAATCCACAGAATTTAGTAGAGAAGATATTGAGAACGAAGATATATCAGAATACATATTGGAAGGAACAATGTTTTGGTTTAACAGCTGAAACTCTGGTCGACAAAGCAATGGAATTAGATCATCTTGGTGGAACTTTTGGTGGTACACGTAAACCTACTCCATTCATGTGTCTTGTTATGAAGATGCTTCAGATTCAACCTGAGAAGGATATCGTTGTTGAATTCATCAAAAACGAAGATTACAA ATATGTTCGTATACTTGGTGCGTTTTATTTGAGAATAACGGGGACAGATACAGATGTGTACCAGTATCTTGAGCCTTTGTACAATGATTATCGTAAATTGAGGCAGAAATTAGCTGATGGAC GATACTCTTTGACGCACGTGGATGAGGTTATCGATGAGCTCCTGACGAAAGATTATTCTTGTGATATTGCTCTTCCTCGCATTAAAAAAAG ATGGACTCTTGAATCAATTGGGACCTTAGAACTTAGAAGAAGTGctctggaagatgattttgaggaggaagaagataaagaagaggaagaccAACCAATGGAAGATGTAGAGAATGGGACACTTGAAAAG GATTACCATCGTGGTCGAAGTCCTGCAAGAGAAAGAGATCGGGATAGAGATTGGAAACGTGATAGTCATAGGCACAG GGATAGGGACTATGATAGGGATAGGGATTATGATAGAGACTATGACAGGGAGCGTGGGCGAGGGCGTGAAAGAGATAGAGAGCGGGACAGGGACAGAGATCGTTACCGCTTGCGAGATGAAAAGGACTATGGTCGTGATAGGGTGCGAGAAAGGAGTAGAGATGGACGGGATCGGGAAAGGAGAGATAGAGACCGAGGAAGGAATCGTTCAAGGAGCCCTAGTCGAAGCAGGAGTAGGAGTAGGGATCGCAGGGATCGTGATGGTGACCATCGTAAGAGGCATGGTCGCAGCAGTGCCAGCCCTAGGAGACGTGGTGCTGATGAAGAGGATAAAAAGAAGAAGCCAAAGAAACCGAAGGAAGACGGCACTGATCACCCAGATCCTGAGATTGCAGAAGCGAACAGGATTAGGGCATCACTCGGGATGAAACCACTGAGAATGTGA